In Arachis hypogaea cultivar Tifrunner chromosome 2, arahy.Tifrunner.gnm2.J5K5, whole genome shotgun sequence, a genomic segment contains:
- the LOC112749318 gene encoding uncharacterized protein isoform X2, translated as MASNMAPKQEQTFTLRLLVDREKNRVVVAEASGDFIDTLFSFLTLPLGTIIRLLSNNQQHDQPAELGCISNLYQSVENSSVEVFWNHICKEMLLRPQNNCEPLCRKLKLNVDDTESLRYFMCSNCKKGSNWLLSTFTGASCCSCGKSMDKEMKLLGDSEDETHTDGVFVKGEAMYFILDDLRVLQSSPNNFVKELTQLGYRNFHKLIDISPCVGLKEILDLLKQALTSKSALSDVFFAYGESLGMCTFSPKIGPKHEEPGFDFGVSINLKVILRKSKKKIVYAEAEGDFVDFLFSFLTAPLGSILNLLDGYSSLGCIDNLYKSVKELNSSRLTITRPSGTPLLDLRVAPQFSYRRQPLKLPEEDTPSYWYGRGLIKNSICYVNPNGVISKKRSLVENPDAMKLFDPRSPDGTRELAVGFVKRPSLFVVWDDLKVMPLANASSICFIQKMNLPLDDLEEHVLCIREVEVKKNALERDK; from the exons ATGGCTTCCAATATGGCTCCCAAGCAAGAACAAACATTCACCTTGAGGCTTTTGGTGGACAGAGAGAAAAATCGTGTAGTTGTGGCTGAAGCAAGTGGAGACTTCATAGACACTCTCTTTAGCTTCCTCACTCTTCCGTTGGGAACTATCATCCGGTTACTGTCGAATAACCAACAGCATGATCAACCGGCCGAGCTTGGCTGCATTAGCAATCTGTACCAAAGTGTGGAGAATTCAAGTGTTGAGGTTTTTTGGAACCATATATGCAAGGAAATGCTGCTTCGTCCGCAGAACAATTGCGAACCCCTTTGCCGAAAGCTGAAGTTGAATGTGGATGACACAGAGTCCTTAAGGTACTTCATGTGTAGCAACTGTAAGAAGGGGAGTAATTGGTTGTTGAGTACGTTTACTGGTGCTAGTTGTTGCTCTTGTGGGAAATCGATGGACAAAGAAATGAAACTCTTAGGAGATTCCGAGGATGAGACGCATACCGATGGTGTCTTTGTTAAAGGGGAAGCCATGTATTTCATCTTGGATGATCTGAGAGTTCTTCAAAGCTCTCCTAACAACTTTGTTAAGGAACTTACCCAACTTGGCTACAGGAACTTCCATAAGCTTATAGACATATCCCCATGTGTTGGACTGAAGGAG attCTGGACTTACTAAAGCAGGCATTGACCTCCAAGTCTGCTCTCAGTGATGTATTCTTTGCATATGGAGAATCTTTGGGGATGTGCACTTTCTCACCAAAAATTGGACCAAAACATGAAGAACCTGGATTTGATTTTGGTGTTTCTATAAACCTTAAGGTAATATTGAGAAAATCAAAGAAGAAGATAGTGTATGCTGAAGCAGAGGGTGATTTTGTTGATTTTCTATTCAGTTTTCTCACAGCACCCCTTGGATCCATTCTAAATCTTTTGGATGGATATTCTTCTCTTGGATGCATTGACAACTTGTACAAAAGTGTGAAAGAACTCAATTCATCACGGCTCACAATCACAAGGCCTTCTGGAACTCCATTGCTTGATCTGCGAGTCGCGCCACAATTCAGTTACAGGAGGCAGCCATTGAAGCTTCCTGAAGAAGATACTCCAAGTTATTGGTATGGCAGAGGTTTAATAAAGAATAGCATATGCTATGTTAATCCAAATGGTGTGATTTCTAAGAAGAGGAGTTTGGTGGAGAATCCTGATGCAATGAAACTTTTTGATCCAAGATCACCTGATGGAACAAGAGAACTTGCTGTGGGATTTGTGAAGAGGCCATCACTGTTTGTTGTATGGGATGATTTGAAAGTGATGCCACTGGCAAATGCTTCTAGCATTTGTTTTATACAAAAGATGAATCTGCCATTGGATGATTTGGAGGAGCATGTCTTGTGCATTAGGGAGGTAGAG GTTAAGAAAAATGCTCTGGAGAGGGACAAATAA
- the LOC112749326 gene encoding GDP-mannose transporter GONST3 yields the protein MSKDNDVENPTINPSIKVEKDANLSATATATVADVDIKGNWYNALLQQISVYGVAAGYCLSASLLSIINKWAIMKFPYPGALTALQYFTSAAGVFIVGRLKFVEHDPLDLLTMWRFLPAAIIFYLSLFTNSELLLHANVDTFIVFRSVVPIFVAVGETLFLHQPWPTLKTWASLATIFVGSVLYVATDYQFTFMAYSWALAYLISMTIDFVYIKHVVMTIGLNTWGLVLYNNLEALLLFPLELMIMGELKKIKHEISDESDWYSFEVVLPVGLSCLFGLSISFFGFSCRRAISATGFTVLGIVNKLLTVVINLVVWDKHSTWVGTVGLLICMLGGIMYQQSTSKPKAAKEATAQEGEEEEQKLLELQDNSVTDNNDNEVLSKSREEK from the coding sequence ATGTCTAAAGACAATGACGTGGAAAACCCAACTATTAACCCAAGCATCAAAGTTGAAAAGGATGCCAATCTGAGTGCTACTGCTACTGCGACTGTTGCTGATGTTGATATCAAGGGAAATTGGTACAATGCTTTGTTGCAACAAATCTCCGTGTATGGTGTTGCTGCTGGTTATTGTTTATCTGCATCACTGCTCTCAATTATCAACAAATGGGCTATAATGAAGTTCCCTTACCCGGGCGCATTGACAGCCCTGCAATACTTCACTAGCGCAGCTGGAGTCTTTATCGTTGGCCGGCTCAAGTTCGTTGAGCATGATCCGCTTGATTTATTGACAATGTGGAGGTTTTTACCTGCTGCTATCATTTTTTATCTCTCGCTCTTCACCAACAGTGAGCTGCTCTTGCATGCCAATGTGGATACGTTTATTGTGTTCCGGTCGGTTGTACCGATCTTTGTCGCAGTAGGGGAGACTCTGTTCCTTCACCAGCCATGGCCCACACTGAAGACATGGGCATCCCTGGCCACAATCTTTGTGGGGAGTGTGCTATATGTTGCAACAGATTATCAGTTTACTTTCATGGCCTATAGCTGGGCGCTTGCGTATTTGATCAGTATGACCATAGATTTTGTTTACATAAAGCATGTTGTGATGACAATCGGATTGAACACTTGGGGTCTTGTGTTGTACAACAATCTTGAGGCTCTACTGCTTTTTCCGTTGGAGCTGATGATTATGGGTGAGCTGAAGAAGATTAAGCATGAGATTTCTGATGAGTCAGATTGGTACTCTTTCGAAGTGGTTTTGCCAGTGGGATTATCATGTTTGTTTGGTCTATCTATTTCTTTTTTCGGGTTTTCTTGCCGCAGGGCGATTTCTGCAACAGGGTTTACAGTTCTTGGTATAGTGAACAAGTTGTTGACGGTGGTGATTAATCTGGTAGTTTGGGACAAGCATTCAACATGGGTGGGAACTGTGGGACTTTTGATTTGCATGCTGGGTGGGATTATGTATCAACAATCAACAAGTAAGCCAAAGGCTGCAAAAGAAGCAACTGCACAGGAAGGTGAGGAGGAAGAACAGAAATTACTTGAATTGCAAGACAATTCAGTGACCGACAATAATGATAATGAAGTCCTTAGTAAATCAAGGGAAGAAAAATGA
- the LOC112749318 gene encoding uncharacterized protein isoform X3 — MLLRPQNNCEPLCRKLKLNVDDTESLRYFMCSNCKKGSNWLLSTFTGASCCSCGKSMDKEMKLLGDSEDETHTDGVFVKGEAMYFILDDLRVLQSSPNNFVKELTQLGYRNFHKLIDISPCVGLKEILDLLKQALTSKSALSDVFFAYGESLGMCTFSPKIGPKHEEPGFDFGVSINLKVILRKSKKKIVYAEAEGDFVDFLFSFLTAPLGSILNLLDGYSSLGCIDNLYKSVKELNSSRLTITRPSGTPLLDLRVAPQFSYRRQPLKLPEEDTPSYWYGRGLIKNSICYVNPNGVISKKRSLVENPDAMKLFDPRSPDGTRELAVGFVKRPSLFVVWDDLKVMPLANASSICFIQKMNLPLDDLEEHVLCIREVEALNLLRASLTSKAALTEGLSYLLENPNQDAKA, encoded by the exons ATGCTGCTTCGTCCGCAGAACAATTGCGAACCCCTTTGCCGAAAGCTGAAGTTGAATGTGGATGACACAGAGTCCTTAAGGTACTTCATGTGTAGCAACTGTAAGAAGGGGAGTAATTGGTTGTTGAGTACGTTTACTGGTGCTAGTTGTTGCTCTTGTGGGAAATCGATGGACAAAGAAATGAAACTCTTAGGAGATTCCGAGGATGAGACGCATACCGATGGTGTCTTTGTTAAAGGGGAAGCCATGTATTTCATCTTGGATGATCTGAGAGTTCTTCAAAGCTCTCCTAACAACTTTGTTAAGGAACTTACCCAACTTGGCTACAGGAACTTCCATAAGCTTATAGACATATCCCCATGTGTTGGACTGAAGGAG attCTGGACTTACTAAAGCAGGCATTGACCTCCAAGTCTGCTCTCAGTGATGTATTCTTTGCATATGGAGAATCTTTGGGGATGTGCACTTTCTCACCAAAAATTGGACCAAAACATGAAGAACCTGGATTTGATTTTGGTGTTTCTATAAACCTTAAGGTAATATTGAGAAAATCAAAGAAGAAGATAGTGTATGCTGAAGCAGAGGGTGATTTTGTTGATTTTCTATTCAGTTTTCTCACAGCACCCCTTGGATCCATTCTAAATCTTTTGGATGGATATTCTTCTCTTGGATGCATTGACAACTTGTACAAAAGTGTGAAAGAACTCAATTCATCACGGCTCACAATCACAAGGCCTTCTGGAACTCCATTGCTTGATCTGCGAGTCGCGCCACAATTCAGTTACAGGAGGCAGCCATTGAAGCTTCCTGAAGAAGATACTCCAAGTTATTGGTATGGCAGAGGTTTAATAAAGAATAGCATATGCTATGTTAATCCAAATGGTGTGATTTCTAAGAAGAGGAGTTTGGTGGAGAATCCTGATGCAATGAAACTTTTTGATCCAAGATCACCTGATGGAACAAGAGAACTTGCTGTGGGATTTGTGAAGAGGCCATCACTGTTTGTTGTATGGGATGATTTGAAAGTGATGCCACTGGCAAATGCTTCTAGCATTTGTTTTATACAAAAGATGAATCTGCCATTGGATGATTTGGAGGAGCATGTCTTGTGCATTAGGGAGGTAGAG GCACTAAACTTGTTGAGGGCTTCTTTGACATCCAAAGCTGCATTGACAGAAGGTCTATCCTACCTCTTGGAAAATCCAAACCAAGATGCTAAAGCttga
- the LOC112749318 gene encoding uncharacterized protein isoform X1 has protein sequence MASNMAPKQEQTFTLRLLVDREKNRVVVAEASGDFIDTLFSFLTLPLGTIIRLLSNNQQHDQPAELGCISNLYQSVENSSVEVFWNHICKEMLLRPQNNCEPLCRKLKLNVDDTESLRYFMCSNCKKGSNWLLSTFTGASCCSCGKSMDKEMKLLGDSEDETHTDGVFVKGEAMYFILDDLRVLQSSPNNFVKELTQLGYRNFHKLIDISPCVGLKEILDLLKQALTSKSALSDVFFAYGESLGMCTFSPKIGPKHEEPGFDFGVSINLKVILRKSKKKIVYAEAEGDFVDFLFSFLTAPLGSILNLLDGYSSLGCIDNLYKSVKELNSSRLTITRPSGTPLLDLRVAPQFSYRRQPLKLPEEDTPSYWYGRGLIKNSICYVNPNGVISKKRSLVENPDAMKLFDPRSPDGTRELAVGFVKRPSLFVVWDDLKVMPLANASSICFIQKMNLPLDDLEEHVLCIREVEALNLLRASLTSKAALTEGLSYLLENPNQDAKA, from the exons ATGGCTTCCAATATGGCTCCCAAGCAAGAACAAACATTCACCTTGAGGCTTTTGGTGGACAGAGAGAAAAATCGTGTAGTTGTGGCTGAAGCAAGTGGAGACTTCATAGACACTCTCTTTAGCTTCCTCACTCTTCCGTTGGGAACTATCATCCGGTTACTGTCGAATAACCAACAGCATGATCAACCGGCCGAGCTTGGCTGCATTAGCAATCTGTACCAAAGTGTGGAGAATTCAAGTGTTGAGGTTTTTTGGAACCATATATGCAAGGAAATGCTGCTTCGTCCGCAGAACAATTGCGAACCCCTTTGCCGAAAGCTGAAGTTGAATGTGGATGACACAGAGTCCTTAAGGTACTTCATGTGTAGCAACTGTAAGAAGGGGAGTAATTGGTTGTTGAGTACGTTTACTGGTGCTAGTTGTTGCTCTTGTGGGAAATCGATGGACAAAGAAATGAAACTCTTAGGAGATTCCGAGGATGAGACGCATACCGATGGTGTCTTTGTTAAAGGGGAAGCCATGTATTTCATCTTGGATGATCTGAGAGTTCTTCAAAGCTCTCCTAACAACTTTGTTAAGGAACTTACCCAACTTGGCTACAGGAACTTCCATAAGCTTATAGACATATCCCCATGTGTTGGACTGAAGGAG attCTGGACTTACTAAAGCAGGCATTGACCTCCAAGTCTGCTCTCAGTGATGTATTCTTTGCATATGGAGAATCTTTGGGGATGTGCACTTTCTCACCAAAAATTGGACCAAAACATGAAGAACCTGGATTTGATTTTGGTGTTTCTATAAACCTTAAGGTAATATTGAGAAAATCAAAGAAGAAGATAGTGTATGCTGAAGCAGAGGGTGATTTTGTTGATTTTCTATTCAGTTTTCTCACAGCACCCCTTGGATCCATTCTAAATCTTTTGGATGGATATTCTTCTCTTGGATGCATTGACAACTTGTACAAAAGTGTGAAAGAACTCAATTCATCACGGCTCACAATCACAAGGCCTTCTGGAACTCCATTGCTTGATCTGCGAGTCGCGCCACAATTCAGTTACAGGAGGCAGCCATTGAAGCTTCCTGAAGAAGATACTCCAAGTTATTGGTATGGCAGAGGTTTAATAAAGAATAGCATATGCTATGTTAATCCAAATGGTGTGATTTCTAAGAAGAGGAGTTTGGTGGAGAATCCTGATGCAATGAAACTTTTTGATCCAAGATCACCTGATGGAACAAGAGAACTTGCTGTGGGATTTGTGAAGAGGCCATCACTGTTTGTTGTATGGGATGATTTGAAAGTGATGCCACTGGCAAATGCTTCTAGCATTTGTTTTATACAAAAGATGAATCTGCCATTGGATGATTTGGAGGAGCATGTCTTGTGCATTAGGGAGGTAGAG GCACTAAACTTGTTGAGGGCTTCTTTGACATCCAAAGCTGCATTGACAGAAGGTCTATCCTACCTCTTGGAAAATCCAAACCAAGATGCTAAAGCttga